The genomic DNA TGTATCAGGAAGAGGGTGCTGAGGAGGAGATAGAGATTGAGCTCAATGAGGATAAACCTTCCTTCTTGCAGGGGCAGAGTCGTTATTCAATTGACATGTCACCTGTCAAAATTTTCAAGAACCCGGAGGGATCTTTGGGAAGGGCAGCTGTGCTGCAGTCGGCCCTCGTcaaggagagaagggagttaAGGGAGCAGCAGCAGAGGACAATGCTAGATTCAATTCCTAAAGATCTCAATCGTCCATGGGAAGATCCAATGCCGGAAACTGGCGAGCGGCATCTTGCACAGGAACTTAGGGGAGTGGGATTGTCAGCATATGAGATGCCGGAGTGGAAGAAAGATGCTTATGGAAAAACTGTAACGCTTGGGCAGAGATCAAAGTTGTCAATACAGGAACAAAGGCAGAGCCTTCCTATTTATAAATTGAAAAAAGAGTTGGTTCAAGCTGTGCACGACAATCAGGTTCTTGTTGTGATTGGTGAGACCGGCTCAGGGAAGACAACACAGGTGACTCAGTATCTTGCTGAGGCAGGATACACAACAAGAGGGAAAATTGGGTGCACACAACCTCGAAGGGTGGCAGCTATGTCTGTTGCAAAGCGGGTGGCTGAAGAATTTGGTTGTCGCTTGGGTGAGGAGGTTGGTTATGCTATTAGGTTTGAAGACTGTACTGGCCCTGAGACTGTGATCAAATACATGACAGATGGTATGCTTCTCCGGGAGATTTTAGTTGATGAAACTCTATCACAGTACTCAGTAATTATGTTGGATGAAGCTCATGAAAGGACCATCCATACTGATGTTCTCTTTGGGTTGCTAAAGCAGCTTGTGAAGCGAAGACCAGACCTTCGGTTGATTGTGACATCTGCTACTCTGGAtgcagagaaattctctggctacTTCTTTAACTGCAACATTTTCACCATTCCTGGAAGAACTTTCCCAGTGGAGATACTTTATGCCAAGCAACCGGAAATCGATTATTTGGATGCAGCACTTATCACTGTTTTGCAGATACACTTGACAGAACCTGAAGGAGATGTACTTCTCTTCTTGACTggccaagaagagattgatcatgCCTGCCAGTCTCTGTATGAGAGAATGAAAGGGTTAGGAAAAAATGTGCCTGAGTTGATAATCTTGCCAGTATACAGTGCACTTCCCAGTGAAATGCAGTCCAGAATTTTTGATCCTGCTCCTCCTGGGAAGCGGAAAGTGGTTGTGGCTACCAACATTGCAGAAGCTTCCTTGACCATCGACGGTATTTACTATGTCGTGGATCCTGGCTTTGCTAAACAAAATGTCTACAACCCGAAGCTTGGGCTTGATTCACTGGTTATTACACCCATCTCACAAGCTTCTGCAAAGCAACGAGCTGGTCGTGCTGGGCGTACTGGTCCTGGTAAATGTTTCCGACTATATACAGAGAGTGCTTACTGCAACGAAATGTCTCCAACAACGATTCCAGAAATCCAGAGGATCAATCTTGGTATGACGACTCTCAATATGAAGGCTATGGGTATAAATGACTTGCTATCCTTTGATTTCATGGATCCTCCATCACCTTCTGCCCTCATATCTGCGATGGAACAACTATATAGTCTTGGAGCCCTTGATGAGGAAGGGCTCCTGACAAAATTGGGTAGAAAAATGGCTGAGTTTCCATTGGATCCTCCTTTATCAAAAATGCTTCTCGCTAGTGTGGACCTTGGATGCAGTGATG from Zingiber officinale cultivar Zhangliang chromosome 4A, Zo_v1.1, whole genome shotgun sequence includes the following:
- the LOC121971086 gene encoding probable pre-mRNA-splicing factor ATP-dependent RNA helicase DEAH5, with amino-acid sequence METLKELERFSLLSNICTELESHVGSGDKILAEFIADLGRNCETVDEFEAKLKEFGAGDLPDYLLRSLITMIHAILPPTFKTSKQSTPDDDEKLSAFPALCRPDDRDRGRERDRGELHRNDRDRERDSGRDRDRNPDWNRDRDRDRYGQRDRDRDRDRRWKKHSYYRVHDEDEEEEQHRERRHPAQPRRTSDEPELYAVYKGRVSRVMDAGCFIQLNDLRGKEGLVHISHIANRRIANAKDAVKRNQEVYVKVISVSGQKLSMRDVDQKTGKDLLPMRKSSQNEAYMANPASGNGDPMRRLGLSGITIVEENEDRLSRQRLKRMSSPEGWEAKKLIDAGVMNVHEYPMLNDDQDGILYQEEGAEEEIEIELNEDKPSFLQGQSRYSIDMSPVKIFKNPEGSLGRAAVLQSALVKERRELREQQQRTMLDSIPKDLNRPWEDPMPETGERHLAQELRGVGLSAYEMPEWKKDAYGKTVTLGQRSKLSIQEQRQSLPIYKLKKELVQAVHDNQVLVVIGETGSGKTTQVTQYLAEAGYTTRGKIGCTQPRRVAAMSVAKRVAEEFGCRLGEEVGYAIRFEDCTGPETVIKYMTDGMLLREILVDETLSQYSVIMLDEAHERTIHTDVLFGLLKQLVKRRPDLRLIVTSATLDAEKFSGYFFNCNIFTIPGRTFPVEILYAKQPEIDYLDAALITVLQIHLTEPEGDVLLFLTGQEEIDHACQSLYERMKGLGKNVPELIILPVYSALPSEMQSRIFDPAPPGKRKVVVATNIAEASLTIDGIYYVVDPGFAKQNVYNPKLGLDSLVITPISQASAKQRAGRAGRTGPGKCFRLYTESAYCNEMSPTTIPEIQRINLGMTTLNMKAMGINDLLSFDFMDPPSPSALISAMEQLYSLGALDEEGLLTKLGRKMAEFPLDPPLSKMLLASVDLGCSDEILTIIAMITTGNIFYRPREKQAQADQKRAKFFQPEGDHLTLLAVYEAWKAKNFSGPWCFENFVQSRSLRKAQDVRKQLLTIMDRYKLDVVSAGKNFTKIRKAITAGFFFQAARKDSREGYRALVENQTVFIHPSSALFQRQPDWVIYHELVMTTKEYTREVTVIDPKWLVELAPRLYKSSDPNRMSKRKRQERIEPLYDPYHEPNSWRLSKRRA